The Salvia miltiorrhiza cultivar Shanhuang (shh) chromosome 1, IMPLAD_Smil_shh, whole genome shotgun sequence genome has a window encoding:
- the LOC131006377 gene encoding receptor-like protein 35 gives MGLVGTLPREIGNLSFLVSLNASHNSFHGLIPPSIFNMSFLEVLALKNNSLSSSLPLDMCIHNLHRLKWLRISFNELYGEIPSSLGQCSQLEFLSLYNNNFSGFVPTEIGNLTKLQELYLGENKLTGPIPSTIGNLSNLQDLHLSSNKFSGPIPSTIGNLSNLSSLWLSSNKLNGELPFSICNLI, from the exons ATGGGTCTTGTCGGAACCCTCCCACGAGAAATCGGGAATCTTTCTTTCCTTGTCTCTTTAAATGCGAGTCACAACTCTTTTCATGGCCTCATTCCCCCATCTATCTTCAACATGTCATTTCTAGAAGTTTTGGCACTAAAGAATAATAGTTTGTCTAGTAGTTTACCTCTTGATATGTGCATACACAATCTGCATAGACTCAAGTGGCTTCGTATATCTTTCAACGAGTTGTATGGGGAAATACCATCGAGTTTGGGGCAGTGTTCACAGCTTGAGTTTCTGTCTTTGTACAACAACAATTTCAGTGGATTTGTGCCGACAGAAATTGGGAACTTGACCAAGCTTCAAGAGTTGTACCTTGGTGAAAATAAGTTGACTG gtccaataccatctaCTATTGGAAACCTCTCTAATTTGCAAGACTTACATCTTAGTTCAAACAAATTTAGTG gtccaataccatccaccattgggaatctatcCAATTTGTCGTCGCTAtggctctcttccaacaaattaaatggtgagcttccattctccatctGCAACTTGATATAA